The Streptomyces sp. NBC_00102 genome segment GGTCCGCAGCGACAACGGTGAAGTGAGCCTCACGACCGCGAACTAACCGGCCCGGGTATTCGTCATGACTGGTGGGAGAATGGACCAGGCACAGGCGGACGGCACGGGAGAGGCATGTGACGGCGACAGACGCGCAGCCGCAAGCGGGAGCGGAAACCCGTGAGGACCCGGCCGTCGCCGTCCCGACTGCGGCGAACCCGGAATCAGCGGTCCGGCCCGCATCCCGCCCGTCGCGCCGGACGCCGTCGGCCCTGCGGGACGTCGTGTCGCTGGTCCTGCTGCCGCTCCCGTTGCTCGCCGCCGCGCTGCCCGCCGCCTTCGCCGGGGGCGGTACCCGCCGCTGGTTCGGCGGACGGGACGGAAGCAGCCGGCGGGCGGACGCGCAGGCCGCGAAGGACGCCGCCGCGGAGGCCTTCTACGAGCTGGACAGTGCCCAGCGCGATCTTGAGATCTCGATCGAGACCATCACGGCCGTCGACAGTTCTCCGCGCGCCCGGCAGGCCGTCGAGGAGTTCGCCGCGCTCGGGCGCCGTATCGACGAGGTCAGCCACGCCTACATCACCGCGGTCGACGCGCACGACCTGGACCGGGACGGCCTGGAGCCGGCCGCCGCGACGCGGGCCACGACCGAGCTGACCCGGGCCAAGGACGATCTGGTACGGGTCAGGGGCGAGCTCGACCGGTACGCCCAGGGGCTCGGCCCTCTCCTCGGCAGCGCCGAGACGCAGCTCGCCCGGCTGGCCCCGGCCGTCGAGCGGGCCCGGCAGGGGCTGATCGGGGCCACCCGCGCGCTGGACGGGGTACGCGCCTCCGGCATGAAGGCGGACGATCTCGCGGCCCGGCTCGCCGCCCTCGCCCCCGAGCTGACCAAGCTCAACCAGGGCGCGGGGCGTCACGGGGTCGCCGAGACGCTGCAACGCGCCGATCAGGTGCTCCGCGAGGCGGAGGCCATACGTACCGAGGCCGAGCGGCTGCCGGAGCGGGCCGCGGAGATCGACCGCCGACTGGTGTCCCTGCGCACCCGGGCGCAGGCGCTGACCACCCGGGCGGGCGGGGTGGAGCCGGTCCTCAGCGAGTTGCGGCGGCGCTTCTCGGAGGAGTGCTGGCACGACCTCCAGCACGTTCCGGAGCAGGCGGCCGAGGACGTCCGCCGGGCCGAGGAGAAGCTCGCCGAGGCGGCCGAGGCCCGCAGGGACCAGCGCTGGGCCGACGCCACCTCCCGGCTGGGCACGGTCCGGGCGCTGCTCAACCACGCGGACGAGGCGGTGTCGGCGGCCGGGGAGCGGTTGCGGCTGCTGGACGCCGTGGCGAAGGACCCGAAGAACGAGATCCAGCGGACCCGGTTCGCCGTCCGCGACGCCCAGCGGCTGGCGATGGCCGGCCGCAACACGCCCGATCCGCGTCACGCCGGGCCGCTGGACAACGCCGTGGCCCGGCTGGACCGCGCCATCGCCGCCCTGGACGTCCGCCACCCCGACTACTGGCACTTCCTGACCGAGGCGGAGGCCGTCCGGCAGACGGCGGCCCAGGTCGTTTCGGCCATCCGTGAGGGACTCGGGACGGGCTCGACCGCCGTCTGAGAGTCCGGCGGTACGGCTCACCGGGCGCCGCGAGAAGCCGGCCCCCGGTTGTCCCGCCCCGCTCCCGGGCAGATGCTGGAGGTGATCCGTGCGCCGGTACGAACCTCCGCCAGGGAGAGGGACGGTTAAGAACCTCCGTGGAGGCCCGTGCGCCGGCGCGTACCTCCCGAGGAGGTCGCCATGAAGCTCCGCAGAGCCGAGCCCAGGCACGCCCGGCGCATGCAGGCCCAGCCCGTGCGAGCCGAACCCGAGCAGGCCCGGCCGACGCAGGCCCGGCCGACGCAGGCCCGACCGACGCAGGTCCCACCCGAGCAGGCCCGGCCCATGCAGCCACCGCCCGTGGGTACCGCGCCCGACAGGGCGGAGGCCGTCAAGGCGAAGCCCCTGCACACCCGTCTCAACGAGGAGCTGCCCGTCGACCACCGCCTCAGCCAGGTCTACCGGATCGGCGCGGGGCTCATGGGGCTCGTGCTCCTGGTCTTCGGCATCCTCGGCCTGATCAACAAGATCGGCTTCTTCGACACCGGTGGCGACACGGTCGCGGGCCTCAACACGAACGGCGCGCTGAGCGTCATCTCCATCTGCGTGGGGTTGCTGCTCTTCGTCGGCATGGTGGTGGGCGGCAACAAGGCGTCCACGCTCAACATGACGGTCGGGGTCCTCTTCATCGCCAGCGGATTCGTGAACCTGGCTCTGCTGGACACCGGTCTCAACTTCCTCGCGTTCCAGATGCAGAACGTGCTGTTCAGCTTCATCGTCGGGCTGATGCTGATGTTCTTCGGGATGTACGGCAGGGTCAGCGGCGGACTTCCGCACGACAACCCGTACTGGCGGGCCCGCCACCCGGAGGAGGCCGCGCGCGAGGACCGCGTCCGGACCGGGCGGCCCCCGATGATGCCGGGCACCCGGCCCCAGCCGCACGGGTGACTGCCCGGTGAGGGGCGGCGGCCCTACTCTTGGGCCATGCCTCGTTACGAGTACCGCTGCCGCACCTGCGGAGACACCTTCGAGCTCAGCCGTCCGATGGCCGAGTCCTCCGATCCCGCCGCGTGCCCCGTCGGCCACGACGACACCGTGAAACTGCTCTCCGCCGTCGCCGTGGGCGGCACTTCGTCCCAGGGCTCCGCGCCCGCCCCTGCGGGCGGCGGCGGAGGGGGCGGCTGCTGCGGCGGGGGCTGCTGCGGCTGAGCGGCACCGATCGACGCGGCACCGAAGGACGCGGGACCACACCTGCGGGACCACACCTGCGGGACCGGAGCAGCCTCCCCGGCCGCTCCGGTCCCGCACACGTTCACCGCTTGCGCGAGAGCGTCAGGCCGTCCGCGACGGTCAGCAGGACGCTGTCCATCCGGCGGTCGGCGAGCACGTGGTCGTTGAACTCCCGGATGGCGGCCGCTCCCCCGGTGGCGTGCGGGTCCACGACCCCGCCGTGGAAGAGGGTGTTGTCGGTGGCGATCATGCCGCCCGGCCGCAGCCGGGGCACCAGCTCCTCCCAGTACGCGATGTAGCCGCCCTTGTCCGCGTCCAGGTAGGCGAAGTCGATGTGCGGCTCCTTCGGCAGCGCGCGCAGGGTGTCGAGCGCGGGGGCGATGCGCAGGTCCACGCGGTCCGCCACCCCCGCCTTCTCCCAGGCGGCCCTGGCGTACGCCGTCCACTCCTCCGAGACGTCGCAGGCGATCAGCCGTCCGCCGGGCGCCAGGGCCTGCGCCATCGACAGGGCCCCGAAGCCGGTGAAGGTGCCGACCTCCACCACCGTCCGGGCGTCGGTCAGCCGGACCAGGAAGGCGAGCAGCGGGCCCTGTTCCTGGGCCGACTGCATGCCCGCGCTGTCCGGCAGTTCGGCGTACGTGGTCGCGACGAGTTCCTGCTGGACGGGGTCCAGCGGCGGGTTGTGCGCGAGTACGTACGCGTACAGCTCGTCCGTCATCCGGGTCTCGTTGCCCTTGGTCATGGTGCGCAGCTCCTGGGCTGTCGGCGTGGCGTCGTGCCGGTCGGGCCCAGCCTGCCCAATGAGCTCCCCGTTACCAAGGGCTTTCCCGTCAGCCGCGCGCCGCCGCCAGGAACCTGCGCAGGATCTCCTCCCCGGCGAGGACTCCCTGCTCCTGGAGGGCGACGACCCCGCCGGTGTGCCAGCCGGTGTCGGCGAGTTCGCCGTGGCCGGGGCGCCAGGCGAGGTCGGTGCTGAGCAGCAGGTCGGCGTCGAGCAGGGAGTCGCCGGCGGAGAGGGTGAGGTCCGCCCCGGCGCGGCGGGCGACCTCACGGACGGCGGCGCTCTTGGTGAGGGGCCGGGGTACGGCGTAGATCTTGCGGCCCTGGAGGGAGATGGTCCAGCCGCGCGGCCCGGCCCAGTCGACGAGTTCCTTGACCCAGCCTTCGGGCAGCAGGGAGCGTTCGACGACGAGGTAGGCGAAGAGGTCCTCGGCGACCCGGTCCTTCAGCAGCCAGGCGGGGTCACTGACGGCTGCGAGGTGGGCGCGCACCTCGGCGAGCGGGGCGCACTCCCCGGCGATGCGTTCCAGGACCCCCGCGTGCCATGCGGGGTCGGACTCCCCGTCCACGAGGATGTGCCCGCCGTTGGCGACGACGGCGTAGGCGGGCGCCGGTCCGGGGAGGCTGATGCGGTGGTACTGCTCGCGGGTGCGGGTCGTGGTCGGTACGAAGACCGTGGTGCGGCCCAGCTCTTCCAGCAGGCCGGCGGCGGTCTCGGTGACGTAGGAGAGCGGTTTGCTGCCGTACGTCTCGACGCAGAGCAGCCGGGGTGTGTCGGCGTCCGGCATGGTGAGCTGGAGGGCGTTGGTGGAGTAGATGAGGGTGCGGTCGAGATCGCTGGCGACCATCGCCACGGGTTTCGTCCCCGGTGCGGTCACTGTTCCGTCACCGCCTTGCCGTCGGCACCTGTCGCACCCCGGGTGTACTTGGGGTGGATCAGGCCGACACAGCTGTACGGGAGTCCGTCGACCTCCTCGACGGGCACCCCGCGCTGTTCGGCGAGGAGTCGTACGTGGTCGAGGTCGGCGCCGGCGCGGCGGTCGGCGAGGATCTTCCAGGGGACCCGGCGGAGCAGTACCCGGGTGGTCTCGCCGACGCCGGGCTTCACGAGGTTGACGTCGTGGATGCCGTACTCCTCGCTGATGCGCTCGACGGCCGCCCAGCCCTCCCAGGTGGGGGCGCGGTCGGCGGCGAGCAGGGCCTTGGCCTCCTCCGCCACCTCGTCGGCGACCTCGTCGAAGCGGGCGGCGACGGTCTCCAGGAAGTCGAGGGAGACGTCCGAACCGGCCAGCTCCCGGTAGAACTTGGCACCGTGGAAGTCGTCCGGGCCGACCAGGTCGGCGCGGAGCACGGTGCGTGAGATCAGGCCGGAGACCGTGGAGTTGAGGCAGGCGGAGGGGATGAGGAAGTCCTCGCGGGTGCCGTAGGTGCGGACGCAGCCGCCGGGGTCGGCGAGGACCGCGATCTCGGGGTTGAACCCGTCGAACTCCGCCAGGGCGGCGGCGAGTTCGCGGGTGATGGCGCCCTTGCCTGTCCAGCCGTCGACGAAGACGACGTCGGCGGGGTCGTGGTGGGCGGCCAGCCAGCGCAGGGCGTTGGCGTCGATGCCCCGGCCGCGCACGATGGAGACGGCGTAGTGCGGCAGGTCGAGCCCGTGGCGCTGCTGGGCCCAGCGGCGCATCAGTACGCCGACGGGGGTTCCGGCCCGGGCGAGCGAGACCAGGACGGGGCGGGGGCCGCGTTCGGCGAGGACCGTCTCGGTGACGGTGCCGACCGCGCGGGCGATGCGGGCGGCGGAGGTTTCCAGGGCGGCCTGGAAGAGTGCCTGGTAGGCGGGGCTGGGCTGGTACTCCACGGGGAGCGATTCGGCGTAGTGCGCGCCACCGCTCTGTATCGCCTCCTCGCGTTCCTCCGTGGGGGCCTCCAGCTCGGTGTCCGAGAGGTCCTGGAGCAGCCAGCCGACGTCCTCGGCGGCGTACGAGGAGAATGCGGGGCCTCTGAGGGGCTCGGGCAGCATGGTGAATTCCTGCCGTTCGGGGGTGTACGAGGGAATGACCGCGAGGAGCACCTGGCCGGTGTGAGCGGCGAGGCGGGTCAAGAGCCCTTCGGGGGCATGGAGTTCGGGTGTGTCGCCCTGCGAGTCGACGACCACGACGACGGTGTCGAAGTCGGCTCCGGCGACGTTGTAGGTGTAGCGGTCGCCCGGGCCGTCCGCCGGGGTGTCGTGGGCCGGGAAGACCAGTCGGCTGCGTATCGCGTAGCCGGGGTGGTCGACGGCGAGGACGGGTGAGCGGGTGGTGGTGGAGTAGCGGACTTCGGCGTCCGTGAGCTGTTCCAGGGCGGTGCCGAGGCGCAGCGGGGCGTACATGAGCTCTTCGAAGCCGAGGACGAGGACGCGGCGGGGGCGGGAGACGCCCGCGTCGGGTCCGTCGGCCAGGGCTGCGGCGATCCGGGCGGCCATG includes the following:
- a CDS encoding phosphoribosyltransferase, giving the protein MNGRATERETVDVVWSGSWVAERLGVALTGDSEIRDMLGLALRHNPRRAHLLVSHVLGKHVPQLPSVVHGAGIDLGHRVRELLGPEADRAIVLGYAETATGLGHSVADGIGSAPYLHSTRRPVPGVVRAGGFEESHSHATSHLLLPEDPALLAGPGALVLVDDEFSTGNTVLNTIRALHDLYPRERYVIVALADMRSPADRGRLTEFAAEIGARVDLVARATGTVVLPEGVLERGQALVAEQEAEQEATEGVGAARNAVDAAGPAEAVRVELGWPEGLPDGGRHGFTPAHRATLEHALPDMAARIAAALADGPDAGVSRPRRVLVLGFEELMYAPLRLGTALEQLTDAEVRYSTTTRSPVLAVDHPGYAIRSRLVFPAHDTPADGPGDRYTYNVAGADFDTVVVVVDSQGDTPELHAPEGLLTRLAAHTGQVLLAVIPSYTPERQEFTMLPEPLRGPAFSSYAAEDVGWLLQDLSDTELEAPTEEREEAIQSGGAHYAESLPVEYQPSPAYQALFQAALETSAARIARAVGTVTETVLAERGPRPVLVSLARAGTPVGVLMRRWAQQRHGLDLPHYAVSIVRGRGIDANALRWLAAHHDPADVVFVDGWTGKGAITRELAAALAEFDGFNPEIAVLADPGGCVRTYGTREDFLIPSACLNSTVSGLISRTVLRADLVGPDDFHGAKFYRELAGSDVSLDFLETVAARFDEVADEVAEEAKALLAADRAPTWEGWAAVERISEEYGIHDVNLVKPGVGETTRVLLRRVPWKILADRRAGADLDHVRLLAEQRGVPVEEVDGLPYSCVGLIHPKYTRGATGADGKAVTEQ
- a CDS encoding zinc ribbon domain-containing protein — protein: MPRYEYRCRTCGDTFELSRPMAESSDPAACPVGHDDTVKLLSAVAVGGTSSQGSAPAPAGGGGGGGCCGGGCCG
- a CDS encoding HAD family hydrolase yields the protein MVASDLDRTLIYSTNALQLTMPDADTPRLLCVETYGSKPLSYVTETAAGLLEELGRTTVFVPTTTRTREQYHRISLPGPAPAYAVVANGGHILVDGESDPAWHAGVLERIAGECAPLAEVRAHLAAVSDPAWLLKDRVAEDLFAYLVVERSLLPEGWVKELVDWAGPRGWTISLQGRKIYAVPRPLTKSAAVREVARRAGADLTLSAGDSLLDADLLLSTDLAWRPGHGELADTGWHTGGVVALQEQGVLAGEEILRRFLAAARG
- a CDS encoding O-methyltransferase, which gives rise to MTKGNETRMTDELYAYVLAHNPPLDPVQQELVATTYAELPDSAGMQSAQEQGPLLAFLVRLTDARTVVEVGTFTGFGALSMAQALAPGGRLIACDVSEEWTAYARAAWEKAGVADRVDLRIAPALDTLRALPKEPHIDFAYLDADKGGYIAYWEELVPRLRPGGMIATDNTLFHGGVVDPHATGGAAAIREFNDHVLADRRMDSVLLTVADGLTLSRKR
- a CDS encoding DUF4383 domain-containing protein; this translates as MKLRRAEPRHARRMQAQPVRAEPEQARPTQARPTQARPTQVPPEQARPMQPPPVGTAPDRAEAVKAKPLHTRLNEELPVDHRLSQVYRIGAGLMGLVLLVFGILGLINKIGFFDTGGDTVAGLNTNGALSVISICVGLLLFVGMVVGGNKASTLNMTVGVLFIASGFVNLALLDTGLNFLAFQMQNVLFSFIVGLMLMFFGMYGRVSGGLPHDNPYWRARHPEEAAREDRVRTGRPPMMPGTRPQPHG